Part of the Henckelia pumila isolate YLH828 chromosome 2, ASM3356847v2, whole genome shotgun sequence genome is shown below.
AGTGACTGCTCCAACTTGCAACACCTTGACTTGTCTTCCAATAAATTCCATGGTGTTGTTGAGAATTCGCTTTTAAAATGTGGGAAGCTGAGTTTTCTTAACCTCAGCAATAACCAATTCGCAGGCTCGGTTCCAGAGCTGCCTAGTGGGAGCATACAGTTTCTGTATCTCCGAGAAAATGATTTCCTGGGTGCTTTTCCTCCAGGTTTATCCGATTTATGCACAACCCTCGTGGAGTTGGATCTGTCCTTTAATAATTTTACAGGTAATCTACCTGAAAGCCTTGGTGCCTGCTCTGCCACCTTGGAGCTTCTTGATATCTCCGGGAATGATTTATCTGGTGAGTTGCCCATTGACACGCTCTTGGAGCTGAGCAATTTGAGGACTTTGAGGATGTCTTTCAATTACTTTTCGGGGCCTCTGCCCGATTCTTTTTCGAAGATGGTGAATTTGGAGACTTTAGATGTGAGTTCAAATATAATCTCTGGTTTGATTCCTTCTGGTCTTTGCCAAGATCCTAGGACCAGTTTGAAATGGTTGTATTTGCAGAATAATATGCTCACTGGTTCGATACCTCAGAGTTTAACTAACTGCTCACAGTTGGTTTCTCTTGATCTTAGTTTAAACTATTTAAATGGAACCATCCCACCGAGCTTGGGGACGTTGCCGAATCTCAAGGACGTGATCTTGTGGTTGAATCAACTCAATGGTGAAATCCCAGAAGATTTCATGTACTTGCGGAGTTTAGAGAACTTGATTCTTGATTTCAATGACTTGTCTGGATCCATACCAGACAGTCTTAGCAACTGtaccaggttgaattggatttcgTTGTCTAACAATCAATTGAGCGGGGAAATACCAGCTTCTTTGGGGCTTCTAGGCAATCTAGCGATTCTGAAACTTGGAAACAATTCGCTAAGTGGAAATATTCCAGCTGAGTTAGGGGATTGTCGCAGCTTGATTTGGTTGGACCTCAACACTAATTTATTGAACGGGATGATCCCTCCAGAGTTGGCCAAGCAATCTGGTAAAATTGCTGCAGGGCTCACAGGGAAGCAGTTTGTGTATATCAAGAATGATGGGAGCAAACAATGCCATGGAGCTGGGAATTTACTCGAGTTTGGAGGCATTAGGCAGGAACAATTGAGCAGGATTTCGACGAGGCATCCCTGCAGTTTCAACAGAGTTTACAGTGGCACCCTTCAGCCAAATTTCAATCACAATGGCTCGATGATATTTCTTGACCTTTCTTACAATAATCTGGAGGGAAATATTCCGAAAGAGCTGGGTTCCATGTACTACCTGTTTATACTCAACCTGGGACACAATGATCTTTCTGGTCCGATTCCTCCGGAGCTCTCCGGCTTAAAGACTTGTGCTATCCTGGACTTTTCCTACAATAGGCTCAACGGTTCCATTCCACAGTCATTGACAAGCCTCCCGTTGGGGGAAATCGATCTGTCAAATAACAATCTATCAGGATCGATTCCTGAATCAGCACCATTCGATACATTTCCTGATTCCCGGTTTGCGAATAATTCAGGACTCTGTGGATACCCTCTTCCCCGTTGTTCGGCTGGTTTTGGTTTAGGAAATGGCCAGCATGAAAACTCTCGCCATAAACGTGCATCCATTGCGGGAAGTGTTGCAATAGGATTGTTGTTTTCCCTCTTCTGCATTCTCGGATTGACACTTGTTGCTATAGAATCAAAGAAGAGGACAAGGAAGAGGAAGGAGGCAGCAATCGAGGCCTACGTGGAGAATCACTCGAACTCGGTCACAGCCAACAGCATATGGAAAATCAGTGCTCGTGATGCATTAAGCATCACCCTCTCAACCTTCGAAAAGCCTCTCAAGAATCTCACTTTGGCGGATCTTCTTGAAGCCACAAACGGCTTCCATGACGACTGCCTGGTAGGCTCCGGTGGATTCGGGGATGTTTACCGAGCCCAGCTGAAGGATGGAACTGTCGTGGCTATCAAGAAACTGATACATATCAGCGGCCAAGGTGATCGGGAATTCACTGCCGAAATGGAAACAATCGGGAAGGTCAAGCACAGGAACCTTGTTTCCCTTTTAGGCTACTGCAAGGTTGGAGAAGAACGCCTCTTGGTCTACGAGTACATGAAATACGGGAGCCTGGAGGACGTGTTACACGACCGGAAAAAGATTGGGATCAAGCTAAATTGGGCTGGAAGGCGAAAACTCATCATTGGATCAGCTAGAGGATTGGCTTTCCTCCATCACAACTGCATTCCACACATCATTCATAGAGATATGAAATCAAGCAATGTTTTAGTCGATGAGAATTTTGAGGCCAGGGTCTCGGATTTCGGAATGGCAAGGCACGTAAATGTAATGGACACTCACTTGAGTGTCAGCACATTGGCTGGAACGCCAGGTTATGTACCTCCCGAGTACTACCAAAGCTTTAGATGCTCGACCAAAGGGGACGTCTATAGCTACGGTGTGGTTCTACTCGAGCTGCTTACCGGTAGGCAGCCGACAGAGTCTGTCGACTTTGGGGACAACAATCTCGTGGGATGGATGAAGCAGCAAGCTAAAGTGAAAGTACGTGATGTTCTTGATCCCAAGTTGTTGAAAGAAGATCCGAGTTTAGAAATGGAGCTTTTGCAATACTTAAAAGTGGCGTGCTCATGCTTAGAGGATCGGCCCTGGAAACGTCCCACAATGATCCAAGTTATGGCTATGTTCAAGGAAATTCAGGCTGGATCCGCAATGGATTCATCTTCCGTAGTTGCAGTAGGTGATGGTAGTTTTACTGCAGTTGAAGGTGTAGAAATGAGCATACGAGAAGGGAATGTATCGAGTAAGCCATCGTGAAACCGGAGCAAAGTTAGCTAGAGGATTCTTTGATAAAGGTCAAGAAGTATGTGATGCACTTGGATTTGTACTTGGAAAAATTCTTGCATTTGCAAATAGTAATAGTAGTAGTTTCTTGAAAAGATAAAATCTTGTTATTAGTTATATATACCTAAAAAGGATATTTAACTTTTGTAACACTTTTTTGTACATATACGTACAGTTTGAATCTGAAATGGTGCTTCCTCTTAGTTTTCATGGATTTTTTTTAGAAACTCAGCAAAAATATGAGAAAAAGGGCTCTTAGATTCTGTGACCTCACTATGACAGTGACCAAGTGGACGATTTttcttttatataaatatatttatatttatataaactCAACAATTGTCATTTGTTAGCTAGTTGGCTCAAGTCCCTTTTTGGCATAATGGCTTTAAATTCAAGAATGCATCATATTTTCTTATCATCTCATTTTCTGCCATTAATTACTACTTCCAACTTTTACCTTGTTTTGTTCTCTGTTAATTGTTCAAAAAATGTctctacatgcatgcaagttacATCAAAATGCTTGGGGATTTAATTATGTTTGTAGGCCACACCCCCTTCATTATTCATGCTTTTGACAACTTTCATGTTCCCACCCCCACTTTTTGTTTTGTTCCTCCCTGTATCTATTCTAAATACATGTATTATCACTCAATTATTGCAAAGGAGtatattatactttatttcCCAACTTTTTCCTTATAGAAAATGTCttctgctttttttttttttttaaaaaataaatgtgtTTTGGATCTGCTTGTTAGTTTCTACTTATTGTGctgtttattttatatataattaaaaaaattagtaatCAGATACACGTGTTGCGTGCttgtatagttttttttttttaatgaaaacaaaaaaaaagttaaataaaaaaaatacaaaaataacgTTTTCGTAATTAAATAttcaacaaaaaacaaaaaattaaacgtTGTACTTTCATAATTAAATAGCTATCAAATGATAAAATATGTATAAAATGTCTTTTAAATCTAATATTCCACTTTCTAATCAAAATTTAGTGATAGATATAATGTACATGAATCACCAAGTGGTCCTTGAAATCTATTGGTTTTTCTGCGGGCGTGTGCACGTGCACGTGTAGCAAGTGCGTTAAAAATGGTCACATCTTAccttaaaagtttaaaagtaataaaataattgtgtttcatataaaatataataacaatGTTTATTCATAAATTTGTGATAGGAAAACTGATGAATTATTTggattcaaatatatatttctaataaaatttcaattttcaagATTTGTCTTCATAATGAAACGAGTGGCATACATTATTAGTTTATTATCAAATTTGGTGCATGCGAGCCCATTGTTATTATGATTTTATATCATTTTCAAACACTTGAATTCAAGAAGGATCCAGCTTGGTAAACAAAGAAAGGCTAACtactctaatatttttaaaataatcacttaatatatattattgtctCGATTATATAATACATTATATTTAGATCCATAACGTCCAAACAGTAATATAATGTTCCAAATTAGTTCTCAGTGAGACAGCTTGCACTTGTcctcattaatttttttttttgtttgctaTAGTACATCTCGTTATTCTTGATTATATATGTGACATGTCTATGGATAAAACTTAatgttgatgatattattattttgaattatttatcttatcttGGTTggtgaaaatttaattaattattttattttatattttagggAGAACGTTTATAAGTGCGTGTGATTGAGTACTTGTTATGAGAAAAGACTCTGTGTGTTTAGCCTTTTTTCAATTTGGTTTCATATGTTTCAACATTCTCGGTTGAAATAATGTCGATTTCAACATTTACAAATTTTTATCCATTTTAGGAGCATAACTAACATATATTATGTTTACCGTTGGAAGAACCATTTCAATCAAAATTTGTAAATATTTAGGACTTAATCAAGTACAACAAATATTTAGAATTAAACAAAGAAAGGGATCAAACACTTCATTATATATCAATTAATTAGGCGAGAGTTAAAGTGAGTGACGACACGCGCGGGTGGGCAGCATCTGGGCCATGATACACAATCTCAAATTAAATCCAATCTTGTTCATATAATAACAATTATTATAACaaaaatatttgtataatttcatgaaAATTGGTCATGGTCATGAAAATTATATCCCTCCACCCATCCACCCAACTTTACCTCCCGCAAACACTAGGGGTCCCCTTCTCCAAGCATTTTCATTGTCATCACCAACATCCACCTTCATTGAAAATGAGAAAAGATTCTACTCATTTTGTGATCTATATAATTTTACTTCTCATCataattttttgtaatttaCTATTTTTACATCACATATACGCGTATATGTATATTACACTTCGCAGAATATACTAATACGACCGATTGAGACATTGTCAAGTGTTTGGGTACCATCAAGTGTCATGAAACTGCTCACTTTGTTGTATCTGTACGTTTTTAGTTGGTTTGAAAGACTTGGCAACAACAACTTATAAGTAGATGCATCCTAGAAAATAAAGAGACATGATTCTTCAAGTATAATCTACATAAAATTTGCAAATTCTTGCGATTATATGAAACGACATGTGGCCCTGAGATTTGGAAAATTTAGACAAAATTTGGGGTTCATGGATTAGATATACTTTTAGAAGCATTATAAGTTTTGTCCCCTCCCATTTTAATGTAAGCCTCACAAAAATCTTTGCCAGCCAATCTTGTCTCCTTCCCTCTGCCACATATTCTCACCCTCCAATCGGATTCTTGCAAgagatataatttttatttttagaggcCACATCATATCGTGTGTGTCGTGTAGATATTTTACATGATAATAATTGGAAACATTTTctagttattttattttgatgtgctactgtttttatcttaaaagcTGGTCGTTGGGGTTGCCAAACGGGGTGAAATTATGCAACAATGAAAAATGCTAACGCCTCATCAAAATTTCAAGTATGGAATAAAATTTCGAGTtcaatatttaattataataatctaTCTtccaatttcaaaaaaaaatctcaaGTCTTGATCAGATATCAACTTAATTATATTCATAATATCTCTACACAACAATATTTAACAACACTTTTTACACCCAATATCAATATTATTTGGGAAGATTCCACTCGAACTACCATTGAAAACGGAGACAATCACCTATcaagatttaaaattttataattaattacatCCATATTTCTTTTTTCAAGAAACATCTATTTTGGTGGGGGCTCGGGTGGAGCCCGCATGTCTATAATTCTAACAAGAATCGAGTGTTGTAGATTCATGCCACGTAAGCAATGGATCCAAAAATTACCAAATAAGAATTCTTTGTGCCCCACTAGAAGGACAAAAGGACAAGCGATTTAGGTCTCGAGCCATTTTTCCCCGAGACTTGAAAAGTTTTGTTAAAATTAACGTAGTCCTATTATTGTTTAACTTGATATCTATATAGGCTATAGCTTATTATATAGTTTGCACATACACATGAATGTCAAAGTTTCTTTGCATTAACATTGTTACCGTATATATAATCGGAGTCATTAGAGGATgccaaataattaattagaaaCTAAAACTTGAAATGCAATTACAAACAATTGAAAATGGGGGATGTCAAAGACAAGAAGTGGGGATACATATTCATTTTCCCGATGGAATAGAATTCCGCACAAGACAACCATATTTCGTTATCAATAAGGTATTTGTTGGGAATGTGTTTTTGCATATATTGAGACCACATTGAATGTGATTGGATCAACGTGAGCACAAACCTAGTTGCATGTAATGTTCACGACTTGTCTTTTTGGTTcgattttagtatttttttttttttaaaaaaacatgattTAAGAAAGAATGTGTATGAAAAGATAATAGTAAGTACTTTCCGAAGCATATTTTGTAAAGGGATCGAGCGGGGCACTTTTCAAAACATTATCGCAAAACATATATGGCCTCGCCTTAacgtttcttgaaattttaatGCACAAAAATACTTTATTGTCGAAGTcttgttatattattattatttatcataCAAAACATATAGTTTTCATAATTAATTTACGCGAATTATAGGATTGATCTAAAATAATGCATGTTTTTTTGTAAAAACTCGACGAATAACAAATTAAACGTTGTCAAATAGCGACTCGAGGATGTCGTAATCGAAGATCCAGTgaaaaatttatcaaaaaaaaaaaatcaaattcagaTAAAGTTTTTAGAGTAAATTGCTAGCTAGCCAGGCTGAGCTAGAAACTCTTCCTCGTCAAAAGACTCAAAACCAATATTTTCTTGGGGTGAAATGCAAGAACGGGAAA
Proteins encoded:
- the LOC140880367 gene encoding brassinosteroid LRR receptor kinase-like; translation: MEDHRNLISANFFFFLCHHHSLQQQILMSVFFFSIFLPSALVFSASNDLFRDSHQLISFKNSLLNPAQLQSWQPTISPCSFSGVSCKDSRVSSVDLSNYHLSVDFSSVASFLLSIQNLESLVLKNAGVYGSISSVSSFSCGSFLSSLDLAENSISGSLTNISILGSCLGLVFLNLSKNSLDPPLVKDVAQKGTPFTGLSSLQALDVSYNNISGQNVVPWLLSSGFSELQRLSLKGNKLAGDLPVLNSKNLVYLDLSTNNLSSYFPSFSDCSNLQHLDLSSNKFHGVVENSLLKCGKLSFLNLSNNQFAGSVPELPSGSIQFLYLRENDFLGAFPPGLSDLCTTLVELDLSFNNFTGNLPESLGACSATLELLDISGNDLSGELPIDTLLELSNLRTLRMSFNYFSGPLPDSFSKMVNLETLDVSSNIISGLIPSGLCQDPRTSLKWLYLQNNMLTGSIPQSLTNCSQLVSLDLSLNYLNGTIPPSLGTLPNLKDVILWLNQLNGEIPEDFMYLRSLENLILDFNDLSGSIPDSLSNCTRLNWISLSNNQLSGEIPASLGLLGNLAILKLGNNSLSGNIPAELGDCRSLIWLDLNTNLLNGMIPPELAKQSGKIAAGLTGKQFVYIKNDGSKQCHGAGNLLEFGGIRQEQLSRISTRHPCSFNRVYSGTLQPNFNHNGSMIFLDLSYNNLEGNIPKELGSMYYLFILNLGHNDLSGPIPPELSGLKTCAILDFSYNRLNGSIPQSLTSLPLGEIDLSNNNLSGSIPESAPFDTFPDSRFANNSGLCGYPLPRCSAGFGLGNGQHENSRHKRASIAGSVAIGLLFSLFCILGLTLVAIESKKRTRKRKEAAIEAYVENHSNSVTANSIWKISARDALSITLSTFEKPLKNLTLADLLEATNGFHDDCLVGSGGFGDVYRAQLKDGTVVAIKKLIHISGQGDREFTAEMETIGKVKHRNLVSLLGYCKVGEERLLVYEYMKYGSLEDVLHDRKKIGIKLNWAGRRKLIIGSARGLAFLHHNCIPHIIHRDMKSSNVLVDENFEARVSDFGMARHVNVMDTHLSVSTLAGTPGYVPPEYYQSFRCSTKGDVYSYGVVLLELLTGRQPTESVDFGDNNLVGWMKQQAKVKVRDVLDPKLLKEDPSLEMELLQYLKVACSCLEDRPWKRPTMIQVMAMFKEIQAGSAMDSSSVVAVGDGSFTAVEGVEMSIREGNVSSKPS